From the genome of Deinococcus sp. JMULE3, one region includes:
- the obgE gene encoding GTPase ObgE: MAFRDVLNIEVAAGNGGDGSMSFHRAKYMEKGGPDGGHGGRGGSIILRAIEGVESLERLVGRRKFKAPNGAYGEGRLRQGGDGEDIFIDVPVGTTAFDETTGKVIADLVRVGQEKVIARGGFGGRGNSTFVSSTRQAPRFAELGTPGQKRRVRLELRLIADVGLVGYPNAGKSSLLAALSRANPAIADYPFTTLSPILGVVDRVDAHGSPLDERFTLADIPGIIEGASEGKGLGLEFLRHISRTRLLVYVLDVTRNPVEELRQLQAELRAYDPTLLDQVSLIALNKVELTDEDLAAMVVDELAQYGLPVVQVSAKGGEGLPELREAVFQMLPDRELWAQNNALEIESDTVREEPLRIEFRIDPAAKGVGIINDGQPERVWAVYGGGFEERIVRFSRFMDEAAEYLGNVFKRQGLYNALKRAGAREGDTVEIGTFRFEYFDDEEQR, encoded by the coding sequence GTGGCGTTTCGTGACGTCCTGAATATCGAGGTGGCGGCCGGGAACGGCGGGGACGGCAGCATGTCCTTCCACCGCGCGAAGTACATGGAGAAGGGTGGCCCGGACGGCGGGCACGGCGGGCGGGGTGGCAGCATCATCCTGCGCGCCATCGAGGGCGTCGAGTCGCTGGAGCGTCTGGTGGGCCGCCGCAAGTTCAAGGCCCCGAACGGCGCGTACGGCGAGGGCCGCCTGCGTCAGGGCGGGGACGGCGAGGACATCTTCATCGACGTACCCGTCGGCACGACCGCGTTCGACGAGACGACCGGGAAGGTCATCGCGGACCTCGTGCGGGTCGGGCAGGAGAAGGTCATCGCGCGCGGCGGCTTCGGCGGGCGCGGGAACAGCACCTTCGTGAGCAGCACCCGTCAGGCGCCGCGTTTCGCGGAGCTGGGCACGCCCGGCCAGAAGCGCCGCGTGCGGCTGGAACTGCGCCTGATCGCGGACGTGGGCCTGGTCGGCTACCCGAACGCCGGGAAGAGCAGCCTGCTCGCGGCGCTGTCCCGCGCGAACCCGGCCATCGCGGACTACCCGTTCACGACCCTGTCGCCCATCCTGGGCGTCGTGGACCGCGTGGACGCGCACGGCAGCCCGCTGGACGAGCGGTTCACGCTGGCGGACATCCCCGGCATCATCGAGGGCGCCAGCGAGGGCAAGGGCCTGGGCCTGGAGTTCCTGCGGCACATCAGCCGCACGCGCCTGCTCGTGTACGTGCTGGACGTGACCCGCAACCCGGTCGAGGAACTGCGTCAGTTGCAGGCCGAGCTGCGCGCCTACGACCCGACGCTGCTGGATCAGGTGTCGCTGATCGCGCTGAACAAGGTGGAACTGACCGACGAGGACCTCGCGGCGATGGTCGTGGATGAACTCGCTCAGTACGGCCTGCCGGTCGTGCAGGTCAGTGCCAAAGGCGGCGAGGGTCTGCCGGAACTGCGCGAGGCGGTGTTCCAGATGCTCCCGGACCGCGAACTGTGGGCGCAGAACAACGCGCTGGAGATCGAGTCCGACACCGTTCGCGAGGAACCCCTGCGCATCGAGTTCCGCATCGATCCGGCCGCCAAGGGCGTGGGCATCATCAACGACGGTCAGCCCGAGCGGGTCTGGGCGGTGTACGGCGGGGGCTTCGAGGAACGCATCGTGCGCTTCTCGCGCTTCATGGACGAGGCCGCCGAGTACCTGGGCAACGTGTTCAAGCGCCAGGGCCTGTACAACGCCCTGAAACGCGCCGGGGCGCGCGAGGGCGACACCGTGGAGATCGGCACGTTCCGCTTCGAGTACTTCGACGACGAGGAACAGCGCTAA
- a CDS encoding DUF3105 domain-containing protein, whose translation MKRALPLLLLVLTACGSKSIEGVQTFTYAAGDHRSGSLVYAENPPAGGPHNPAWQNCGVYDRPLYNEYVVHSLEHGAVWITYRPDLDAAQVDTLKKLVEGRPYTILSPYEGLDTPVAASAWGAQLKVDKADDSRLKAFLDKYEQGATAPERGASCSGAYGETR comes from the coding sequence ATGAAACGCGCGCTGCCCCTGCTCCTGCTCGTCCTGACCGCCTGCGGCTCCAAGTCCATCGAGGGCGTCCAGACCTTCACGTATGCCGCCGGGGACCACCGCAGCGGCTCGCTGGTGTACGCCGAGAACCCCCCGGCGGGCGGCCCGCACAACCCCGCGTGGCAGAACTGCGGCGTGTACGACCGCCCGCTGTACAACGAGTACGTCGTGCACAGCCTGGAGCACGGCGCCGTGTGGATCACCTACCGCCCCGACCTGGACGCCGCCCAGGTGGACACTCTGAAGAAACTCGTCGAGGGGCGCCCCTACACCATCCTCAGCCCCTACGAGGGCCTGGACACCCCGGTCGCCGCGAGCGCCTGGGGCGCGCAGCTGAAGGTCGACAAGGCCGACGACAGCCGCCTGAAGGCCTTCCTGGACAAGTACGAGCAGGGCGCCACCGCCCCGGAACGCGGCGCGTCGTGCAGCGGCGCGTACGGCGAGACCCGCTGA
- a CDS encoding MBL fold metallo-hydrolase RNA specificity domain-containing protein: MQLQSFGAALTVTGSMHLLSAGGQRVLIDCGLFQGNDDLEARNREGFPFDVPGLDAVILTHAHLDHVGRLPLLAKLGYRGPVYCTAPTAGLAETVLLDSARLQVDGYRHDLRRARRQGIPDDQVPPPLYEEEDVHRALALLRPHLTFGETTRVVGLKVTPERAGHILGSAYLLIESSEGRLIMSGDLGNRESGLQLDFTPPPHADAVVIETTYANRTHRPWPATLAEFRDALRDSVRQGGKILIPSFAIERTQTILHTIKSLMDAGEVPRIPVFLDSPMAARATHEYFEFGDELIPEVRDALQAGEDPFRPSTLHVVPTSAESQRINRYDGPAIILAGNGMMTGGRIQHHLKHHLWKPSTSLISVSYQSPSSLGGRIVTGADHVRIMGEEIAVKAHVHTIGGFSAHADQDDLLAFLSTTGTPHVWLVHGEPDVMASFLPVLAQRGLKGDLMPDRQPMNLTGPGFPQGLPPGFDDAPTRGAHAEAGE; this comes from the coding sequence ATGCAACTCCAGAGCTTCGGCGCGGCCCTGACCGTCACCGGCAGCATGCACCTCCTGAGTGCGGGCGGGCAGCGGGTCCTGATCGACTGCGGCCTCTTCCAGGGGAACGACGACCTGGAGGCCCGTAACCGCGAGGGCTTCCCGTTCGACGTGCCGGGCCTGGACGCCGTGATCCTCACGCACGCGCACCTCGACCACGTGGGACGTCTGCCGCTGCTGGCGAAACTCGGGTACCGCGGGCCGGTGTACTGCACGGCGCCCACGGCGGGCCTCGCGGAGACGGTGCTGCTCGACAGTGCGCGGCTGCAGGTGGACGGTTACCGGCACGACCTGCGCCGCGCCCGCCGCCAGGGGATTCCCGACGATCAGGTGCCCCCACCCTTGTACGAGGAGGAGGACGTGCACCGCGCGCTGGCGCTCCTGCGCCCCCACCTGACGTTCGGGGAGACCACCCGCGTCGTGGGCCTGAAGGTCACGCCCGAGCGGGCCGGGCACATCCTGGGCAGCGCGTACCTCCTGATCGAGAGCAGCGAGGGCCGCCTGATCATGAGCGGCGACCTGGGCAACCGCGAGAGCGGCCTGCAGCTGGACTTCACGCCCCCACCCCACGCGGACGCCGTGGTCATCGAGACCACCTACGCCAACCGCACGCACCGCCCCTGGCCCGCCACCCTGGCCGAGTTCCGCGACGCGCTGCGCGACTCGGTGCGGCAGGGCGGGAAGATCCTGATTCCCAGCTTCGCCATCGAGCGCACGCAGACGATCCTGCACACCATCAAGAGCCTGATGGACGCCGGGGAGGTCCCGCGCATCCCGGTGTTCCTGGATTCCCCGATGGCGGCCCGCGCCACGCACGAGTACTTCGAGTTCGGCGACGAACTCATCCCCGAGGTCCGCGACGCCCTGCAGGCCGGCGAGGACCCCTTCCGGCCCAGTACGCTGCACGTGGTCCCCACCAGCGCCGAGTCGCAGCGCATCAACCGGTACGACGGCCCGGCGATCATCCTGGCGGGGAACGGCATGATGACCGGCGGGCGCATCCAGCACCACCTCAAGCACCACCTGTGGAAGCCCAGCACCAGCCTGATCAGCGTGTCCTACCAGTCTCCCAGCAGCCTGGGCGGGCGGATCGTGACCGGCGCGGACCACGTCCGCATCATGGGCGAGGAGATCGCCGTGAAAGCCCACGTGCACACCATCGGCGGGTTCTCCGCGCACGCCGATCAGGACGACCTGCTGGCCTTCCTGAGCACCACCGGCACCCCGCACGTGTGGCTGGTGCATGGCGAACCGGACGTCATGGCGTCGTTCCTGCCGGTCCTCGCGCAGCGCGGCCTGAAGGGCGACCTGATGCCCGACCGGCAGCCCATGAACCTGACCGGCCCCGGCTTCCCGCAGGGCCTCCCGCCCGGCTTCGACGATGCTCCCACGCGCGGCGCGCACGCCGAGGCGGGCGAGTAG
- a CDS encoding diguanylate cyclase translates to MPRNDAAISRVERVRRRAYLTAAGGSVAAHVFIVAEQLLRRDWANAAAFTLGMLVSAWVVAALVWLRWPTARLSGLIVTVVSVSTTAEFVPLLRAAEIGTGSFLSFLIMVALWFGLLPLRVAAPASLAGFMAFAALVASRPTHDLSLLAYLACTTIVIGMASSFGQQITTFQQDAVTFEQASLTDPLTGLPNRRAALDRLHLMHAQLLRGEHAGFTLILLDLDHFKQVNDTYGHAVGDEVLRALGPALRQVLRADTLIARWGGEEFVLLIPCSGAQEAHAATARLDGLPLRLPAPLPEVTFSAGAVLAHEADSVAGLLDLADRRLYAAKHAGRRQLRWDAPGEPTLLN, encoded by the coding sequence ATGCCCCGGAATGACGCCGCCATCAGCCGCGTGGAGCGGGTCCGCCGCCGCGCGTACCTGACCGCGGCCGGCGGGTCGGTCGCCGCGCACGTGTTCATCGTGGCCGAGCAGCTGCTGCGGCGCGACTGGGCGAACGCGGCGGCCTTCACGCTGGGCATGCTGGTGTCGGCGTGGGTGGTGGCCGCGCTGGTATGGCTGCGCTGGCCCACCGCGCGCCTGAGCGGCCTGATCGTCACGGTGGTGAGCGTGTCCACCACCGCCGAATTCGTGCCGCTCCTGCGCGCCGCGGAGATCGGCACCGGGTCGTTCCTGTCGTTCCTGATCATGGTCGCGCTGTGGTTCGGACTGCTGCCGCTACGGGTGGCGGCCCCCGCGAGCCTCGCGGGGTTCATGGCGTTCGCGGCGCTGGTGGCGTCCCGGCCCACGCACGACCTGAGCCTGCTGGCGTACCTGGCATGCACGACCATCGTGATCGGCATGGCCAGCAGTTTCGGGCAGCAGATCACGACGTTCCAGCAGGACGCCGTGACCTTCGAGCAGGCGTCCCTGACCGACCCGCTGACCGGGCTGCCCAACCGCCGCGCGGCCCTGGACCGCCTGCACCTGATGCACGCGCAACTGCTGCGCGGCGAGCACGCGGGCTTCACGCTGATCCTGCTGGACCTCGATCACTTCAAACAGGTGAACGACACGTACGGGCACGCGGTCGGGGACGAGGTGCTGCGCGCGCTGGGTCCGGCGCTGCGGCAGGTGCTGCGCGCCGACACGCTGATCGCCCGCTGGGGCGGCGAGGAGTTCGTGCTGCTGATCCCCTGCAGCGGCGCGCAGGAGGCGCACGCCGCGACCGCGCGGCTCGACGGGCTGCCGCTGCGCCTGCCCGCCCCGCTGCCCGAGGTGACGTTCAGCGCCGGGGCGGTCCTGGCGCACGAGGCGGACAGCGTCGCCGGGCTGCTGGACCTCGCGGACCGCCGCCTGTACGCCGCCAAGCACGCCGGGCGGCGGCAACTGCGCTGGGACGCACCCGGCGAACCCACCCTGCTGAACTGA
- a CDS encoding universal stress protein has product MTDSPDLHGTTGFQRVLVGVDFSASSAAALTLARARFPGATRRLVHVTDARVTAAPDLMGGVTPALPDPTLLHTLEDADAQRLTRELMIGEEHELMVGDPVTGLLDAARAWGADLIVVGTHAQGAIEHFFVGSTAEKIVARSPIPVLTVRAGQ; this is encoded by the coding sequence ATGACCGACTCCCCTGACCTGCACGGCACCACCGGCTTCCAGCGCGTCCTGGTGGGCGTGGACTTCTCGGCGTCCTCGGCGGCGGCGCTGACACTGGCCCGCGCGCGGTTTCCCGGCGCGACCCGGCGGCTGGTGCACGTCACGGACGCCCGCGTAACGGCCGCGCCGGACCTGATGGGCGGCGTGACCCCCGCCCTGCCCGACCCGACGCTGCTGCACACCCTGGAGGACGCCGACGCGCAGCGCCTGACCCGCGAACTGATGATCGGCGAGGAACACGAACTGATGGTCGGCGATCCAGTCACGGGACTGCTGGACGCCGCGCGCGCGTGGGGCGCGGACCTGATCGTGGTGGGCACGCACGCGCAGGGCGCCATCGAGCATTTCTTCGTGGGCAGCACCGCCGAGAAGATCGTGGCGCGCAGCCCCATCCCGGTCCTGACCGTCCGGGCAGGTCAGTGA
- a CDS encoding L-lactate dehydrogenase produces MKVGVVGAGLVGATAAYALTLRGSCSDLLLTDLDGDRARAEAQDIAHAAPVSHGARVRSGPLEDLHGSEVVIVAAGANQKPGESRLDLAQKNAAIFRDLIPRVAAAAPGAALLIATNPVDVLTDLSVTLAPDHAVIGSGTVLDSARLRHLIAERAGVDATHVHGYVLGEHGDSEVIAWSTVTVAGLPVPAFMDARDLPWTPEIRAQIERDTREAAAQIIGGKRATYYGIGAALARITERILGDRRAVLTVSAPTPAFGVSLSVPRVLGRAGVLDTVLPALTPDEQDALHRSAEVLLKARRAIGN; encoded by the coding sequence GTGAAGGTCGGCGTGGTCGGCGCGGGGCTGGTCGGCGCGACCGCCGCGTACGCCCTGACGCTGCGCGGCTCGTGCAGCGACCTGCTCCTGACCGACCTGGACGGGGACCGTGCCCGCGCCGAGGCGCAGGACATCGCGCACGCCGCGCCCGTCAGTCACGGTGCCCGCGTCCGCAGCGGCCCACTGGAGGACCTGCACGGCAGCGAGGTCGTGATCGTCGCGGCGGGCGCCAACCAGAAACCCGGCGAGTCCCGCCTGGACCTCGCGCAGAAGAACGCCGCGATCTTCCGCGACCTGATCCCCCGCGTGGCCGCTGCCGCGCCCGGCGCGGCCCTGCTGATCGCCACGAACCCCGTGGACGTCCTGACGGACCTGAGTGTCACGCTCGCGCCGGATCACGCCGTGATCGGGTCCGGCACCGTGCTGGACTCCGCGCGGCTGCGGCACCTGATCGCCGAACGGGCCGGGGTGGACGCCACGCACGTCCACGGGTACGTGCTGGGCGAGCACGGGGACAGCGAGGTGATCGCCTGGAGCACCGTCACCGTCGCCGGGCTGCCCGTCCCGGCGTTCATGGACGCCCGTGACCTCCCGTGGACGCCGGAGATCCGCGCGCAGATCGAACGGGACACCCGTGAGGCCGCCGCGCAGATCATCGGCGGGAAACGCGCCACGTACTACGGGATCGGCGCGGCCCTGGCCCGCATCACCGAGCGCATCCTGGGAGACCGCCGCGCCGTGCTGACCGTCAGCGCCCCCACCCCTGCGTTCGGCGTGAGCCTCAGCGTGCCGCGCGTGCTGGGCCGCGCCGGGGTGCTGGACACCGTGCTGCCCGCCCTGACCCCGGACGAGCAGGACGCCCTGCACCGCAGCGCCGAGGTGCTCCTGAAGGCCCGGCGGGCCATCGGGAACTGA
- a CDS encoding LptA/OstA family protein, whose product MPRSRLTAALLTALLCGGSVLTPAAAQQDGTQPGGTISPGPVPTDPTTTDPPTTDAAPTDANPTDTPQDAPEAGAEQSSLTLVRRSEKDGKDRPIVIVRTGTSDETGIFAFCQPLGDDPPETPTLAVFSETGAGGVQITIDKNVIRVPLAVVTQLPPRDGQEGSDGRVEASAGTARFLNAEEVPENTTDRLTRCEVQATPKPAPDTVIVTQGRTELRGQKLVYDSADGIARIDGPVTFTRSSDKDPLTGKSDRIEVSVDDEKTTLVGNVELKSSGGRTSRAARVEYDDTRNVARLYGTAEQPAESVQGGDKLRAGVIVYDLDRNEVYAEKAEGGTITGEFVDGQEGSGNATPAAPTPPRRP is encoded by the coding sequence ATGCCACGCTCCCGCCTGACCGCCGCGCTCCTGACCGCGCTGCTGTGTGGCGGGAGCGTTCTGACACCCGCCGCAGCTCAGCAGGACGGCACCCAGCCCGGCGGCACGATCAGTCCCGGTCCGGTGCCCACGGACCCGACCACGACTGACCCGCCCACGACAGATGCGGCCCCCACCGATGCGAACCCCACGGACACGCCGCAGGACGCGCCGGAAGCCGGAGCGGAGCAGTCCAGCCTGACCCTGGTGCGCCGCAGCGAGAAGGACGGCAAGGACCGCCCGATCGTCATCGTCCGCACCGGGACCAGCGACGAGACCGGCATCTTCGCCTTCTGCCAGCCGCTCGGGGATGATCCGCCCGAGACGCCCACCCTGGCCGTGTTCAGCGAGACCGGTGCGGGCGGCGTGCAGATCACCATCGACAAGAACGTGATCCGCGTGCCGCTGGCGGTCGTGACCCAGCTGCCCCCCAGGGACGGGCAGGAGGGCAGCGACGGGCGCGTGGAGGCCAGCGCCGGGACCGCCCGCTTCCTGAACGCCGAGGAGGTCCCGGAGAACACCACGGACCGCCTCACGCGCTGCGAGGTGCAGGCCACCCCGAAGCCCGCGCCAGACACCGTGATCGTCACGCAGGGCCGCACGGAACTGCGCGGCCAGAAGCTCGTGTACGACAGTGCCGACGGCATCGCCCGCATCGACGGCCCCGTGACCTTCACCCGCAGCAGCGACAAAGACCCCCTGACCGGCAAGAGCGACCGGATCGAGGTCAGCGTGGACGACGAGAAGACCACCCTGGTCGGGAACGTCGAACTGAAGTCCAGCGGGGGCCGCACCAGCCGCGCCGCCCGCGTCGAGTACGACGACACCCGCAACGTCGCGCGGCTGTACGGCACCGCCGAGCAGCCCGCCGAGAGCGTCCAGGGCGGCGACAAGCTGCGCGCCGGGGTGATCGTGTACGACCTCGACCGGAACGAGGTGTACGCCGAGAAGGCCGAGGGGGGCACCATCACCGGCGAGTTCGTCGACGGGCAGGAGGGCAGTGGCAATGCCACCCCCGCCGCACCGACCCCACCCAGGCGACCCTGA
- a CDS encoding LptA/OstA family protein: MKKTTSLLALLALTAPVLAQTDAGKRLITIEGAPRGDVRNGPLTFTGNPVKARVSTLNIEASQAVLAAPKGTALIEAKGKRTTDFTGNVKVVRGRLTATGNALVYSEATGQGVLNGSASATFTPDKTDGDTVTIKAAQMSLDVDNDRSTSTGGVTLSNGVQNGKADKLVFDEQRELALLTGSPSLTRAAKANQKELIITGQEVRALTKTKTLYVRGGVKLVQGTTTTTGDAVYYDDRKNVAYVVGNAVSVDSKSKVTVKAPASGYLEQRTDLARVRALNAAYKIPTDQFKLTGEK, translated from the coding sequence ATGAAGAAAACGACCTCACTGCTGGCCCTCCTCGCCCTGACCGCCCCCGTCCTGGCCCAGACCGACGCGGGCAAACGCCTCATCACCATCGAGGGCGCCCCGCGTGGCGACGTCCGCAACGGACCCCTGACCTTCACCGGGAACCCCGTCAAGGCCAGGGTCAGCACGCTGAACATCGAGGCCTCCCAGGCCGTCCTGGCCGCCCCCAAGGGCACCGCGCTGATCGAGGCGAAAGGCAAGCGCACCACTGACTTCACCGGGAACGTCAAGGTCGTCCGCGGCCGCCTGACCGCCACCGGGAACGCCCTCGTGTACAGCGAGGCCACCGGGCAGGGCGTCCTGAACGGTAGTGCCAGCGCCACCTTCACGCCCGACAAGACCGACGGCGACACCGTGACCATCAAGGCCGCGCAGATGAGCCTCGACGTGGACAACGACCGCTCCACCAGCACGGGCGGCGTGACCCTGTCCAACGGCGTGCAGAACGGTAAGGCCGACAAGCTCGTGTTCGACGAGCAGCGCGAACTGGCCCTCCTGACCGGCAGCCCCAGCCTCACCCGCGCCGCGAAGGCCAACCAGAAGGAACTGATCATCACCGGGCAGGAAGTCCGCGCGCTGACGAAGACCAAGACGCTGTACGTGCGCGGCGGCGTGAAACTCGTGCAGGGCACCACCACCACCACCGGGGACGCCGTGTACTACGACGACAGGAAGAACGTCGCGTACGTCGTCGGGAACGCCGTCAGCGTGGACAGCAAGAGCAAGGTGACCGTCAAGGCCCCCGCCAGCGGCTACCTGGAGCAGCGCACCGACCTGGCCCGCGTGCGCGCCCTGAACGCCGCGTACAAGATCCCCACCGATCAGTTCAAGCTCACCGGCGAGAAGTAA